In the Pseudanabaena sp. PCC 7367 genome, one interval contains:
- a CDS encoding OsmC family protein: MTETVKTTITPISKEGLVGLADKAKEDPTKIGTLKVKTVCESKFRNLNYIRDLPVHVVDEPPTLLGDNTAPNPSEANLAALGSCLSVGIHANAVMRGINLTKLELELEGDINITGVWGIGDLAKKRLGFTDVRVKVNLEGDASREELEELVAHSNFWSPVANTTRNPVNMEVSLG, from the coding sequence ATGACCGAAACTGTGAAGACCACAATTACCCCAATTAGCAAAGAAGGTTTGGTCGGTTTAGCGGACAAGGCCAAAGAAGATCCTACTAAAATTGGTACGCTAAAAGTCAAAACAGTTTGCGAAAGCAAATTTCGGAACCTTAACTACATCCGCGATCTGCCCGTACATGTGGTTGATGAACCGCCTACCTTGCTGGGTGATAACACTGCGCCCAACCCTTCGGAAGCCAACCTGGCCGCATTGGGTTCCTGCCTATCGGTGGGTATTCATGCTAATGCAGTCATGCGCGGCATTAACTTGACCAAGCTAGAGCTAGAACTAGAAGGCGATATTAATATCACTGGTGTGTGGGGGATTGGCGATCTGGCCAAAAAACGGCTTGGCTTTACTGACGTTCGGGTTAAGGTCAATCTGGAAGGTGATGCTAGTCGTGAGGAATTAGAAGAACTAGTTGCCCATTCTAATTTCTGGTCACCTGTCGCTAATACGACCCGTAACCCTGTCAATATGGAAGTCTCACTAGGCTAG
- a CDS encoding DUF3122 domain-containing protein has protein sequence MPAQAKIWHTHEAPDQVVYQSRQALKDQHRNSWQAIAFNRVRADGSHGFKLRLVGFPGITSIDRDRPLVITTSLGKSFSVADNSSQIFTDATAPEPNIAQYDLMPIVPKLQAAIPIKLQLPTLGDEDIRLSIPPALIDEWQTIAARGDES, from the coding sequence ATGCCAGCCCAAGCCAAGATCTGGCATACCCATGAGGCTCCAGATCAGGTGGTCTATCAATCGCGCCAAGCCCTGAAAGACCAGCACCGTAACTCCTGGCAGGCGATCGCCTTTAATCGGGTGCGTGCCGACGGTAGTCATGGCTTTAAGCTGCGCCTGGTCGGTTTCCCAGGGATTACCTCGATCGATCGTGATCGCCCCCTGGTAATTACTACCTCATTGGGCAAGTCATTCTCAGTTGCGGATAATTCCAGCCAGATTTTTACGGACGCTACCGCACCAGAACCAAACATTGCCCAGTATGACCTGATGCCGATCGTGCCAAAGTTACAAGCGGCGATCCCGATCAAGCTGCAATTGCCCACTCTGGGTGATGAAGATATCCGGCTATCGATCCCCCCGGCGCTGATCGATGAATGGCAGACAATTGCGGCGCGGGGTGATGAATCTTGA
- a CDS encoding DASH family cryptochrome, whose protein sequence is MSPQRIIIWYRNDLRIHDHEPLWTVAKAGAIAIPIYCFDPRQFATTKYGFAKTGAFRAQFLTESVLDLRDRLRQLGSDLIVRYGEPEQILPELAQKLNANANAIYYHQEVTSEETKVEAAIAQDLAATDIKLQAFWGHTLYHRDDLPFSMERIPAIFTKFRKQVEQEATINPALPMPTELISFNDLNDLNEIDAPLDPGEIPSLAQLGLEPIAPDDRAAITFTGGEGAAIARLDQYFWQNDCLRTYKQTRNGMLGADYSSKFSPWLAHGCISPRYIFEQVQKYEQDRVANDSTYWLVFELIWRDYFRFIAAKHGDRLFYKSGLQNLDLPWKKDSTRFAQWCEGKTGFPLIDANMRELAATGFMSNRGRQNVASFLTKNLGIDWRIGAAWFESLLIDYDVCSNWGNWNYSAGVGNDARGFRFFNTTKQARDYDRQGDYAKHWLPELAKIPASKVHEPWLLSPAEQKQYGVRLGVDYPQPIVDLFKSAQANQKLYEMALSHQ, encoded by the coding sequence ATGTCGCCACAACGCATAATTATCTGGTATCGCAATGATCTGCGTATACATGACCATGAGCCACTCTGGACAGTGGCCAAAGCAGGAGCGATCGCCATTCCGATCTATTGCTTCGATCCGCGCCAGTTTGCAACCACTAAATATGGCTTTGCCAAGACAGGGGCATTTCGGGCGCAGTTTTTAACCGAAAGTGTGCTTGACCTGCGCGATCGCTTGCGGCAACTGGGCAGCGATTTGATCGTGCGTTATGGCGAACCAGAACAGATTTTGCCAGAACTGGCTCAAAAGCTAAATGCAAATGCAAATGCAATCTACTATCACCAGGAAGTGACCAGTGAGGAAACCAAAGTAGAAGCGGCGATCGCTCAGGATCTCGCTGCAACAGATATTAAACTTCAAGCCTTCTGGGGGCACACTCTCTACCACCGCGATGATCTACCTTTTTCGATGGAGCGAATCCCGGCAATATTTACCAAATTTCGCAAGCAGGTCGAGCAAGAAGCCACGATCAATCCTGCCTTACCCATGCCAACGGAATTAATATCTTTCAATGATTTAAATGATTTAAATGAAATAGATGCACCTCTAGATCCTGGTGAGATACCTAGTCTGGCGCAGCTTGGCTTAGAACCAATCGCACCGGACGATCGCGCCGCAATTACCTTTACTGGGGGCGAAGGGGCGGCGATCGCTAGGCTAGATCAATATTTCTGGCAGAACGATTGTCTGAGAACCTATAAACAAACCCGCAATGGCATGTTGGGAGCAGACTATTCCTCCAAATTTTCGCCCTGGTTGGCGCATGGTTGTATCAGTCCCCGCTACATTTTTGAGCAGGTGCAAAAATATGAACAGGATCGCGTTGCCAATGATTCTACCTATTGGCTGGTGTTTGAGCTAATCTGGCGGGATTACTTTCGGTTCATTGCTGCCAAACATGGCGATCGCCTTTTTTATAAATCTGGCCTCCAAAATTTAGACCTTCCCTGGAAGAAAGATTCCACAAGATTTGCACAATGGTGCGAAGGGAAAACCGGATTTCCTTTGATCGATGCCAATATGCGTGAGTTGGCGGCAACTGGGTTTATGTCCAATCGCGGCAGGCAAAATGTGGCTAGTTTTTTAACCAAGAATCTAGGAATCGATTGGCGCATCGGGGCAGCCTGGTTTGAATCGTTGCTGATCGACTACGATGTGTGCAGCAATTGGGGCAACTGGAACTATAGCGCAGGGGTTGGTAATGATGCGCGGGGGTTCCGCTTTTTTAACACCACCAAGCAAGCCAGAGACTACGATCGCCAGGGGGATTATGCTAAACATTGGCTGCCAGAATTAGCAAAAATCCCCGCCAGCAAGGTGCATGAACCCTGGTTGCTTTCTCCGGCGGAGCAAAAACAATATGGCGTGCGGTTGGGCGTGGATTACCCCCAGCCGATCGTGGATTTGTTTAAATCTGCCCAGGCTAATCAAAAACTCTATGAAATGGCACTTTCTCATCAATAA
- a CDS encoding CRISPR-associated helicase/endonuclease Cas3, whose amino-acid sequence MQKLQYVAHTPNKLGEWHSLQEHLSDVAIKAQGYAAKIGCDELGYYAGLWHDLGKYHPKFQQYLECCHLATENGRSSSCKKFPHAIYGACLAREYLQPLAPIIWGHHAGLPDKDKLTNDLSKENHAVQNEYRAVLQHVPETLLQVRSIQKSKQAMQGLAKDSTEMLIRMLFSCLVDADYLDTEEHFDPDAPKLRGGYKTVNLLWKIFQADQQQLFDRVKGIDSKVNQIRSEVYLACVEAAAQMPGVFRLAVPTGGGKTRSGLAFALKHAMIHNLDRVIVAVPYTSIIEQTVNVYRNILGEADVLEHHSAAKEPDDEDARQSYAKARLATQNWDASLVVTTTVQLFESLFANRPSRCRKLHNLVGSVIVLDEVQTLPMFLLTPILSGLKELVDRYRVTVVLCTATQPALEGESRYLEGFTAGSVRDIVSSALAKQHFAGLARVNYEIKEQTWSWEQLVADIKEHNHDRALIILNTRKDALAVLDTLQNDDEIDADSLLHLSTLLCGEHRRQVLNQVRNRLDRHQPCLLVSTQVVEAGVDLDFPAVYRAIGPLDRIVQAAGRCNREGKMPEKGRVVVFEPEQGSKPKGDYETAAKRAEGILKSPELDLHNPDTFETYFKVLYKDVKLDQLDIQKKRTNFNYPEVAKNFKFIKDDTTPVVIQFDDRVRKHLKQIQRRDLNSGDYRKLQPYLVNLRQNDFKGTEALREEIAPGLWVWERLSYDELKGIKIGDRSIDFDPADLVQ is encoded by the coding sequence ATGCAAAAACTTCAATATGTAGCTCATACTCCTAATAAGTTAGGTGAATGGCATAGTTTACAAGAACACTTATCCGATGTTGCGATTAAGGCTCAGGGTTATGCTGCAAAAATAGGTTGTGATGAATTAGGTTACTATGCAGGACTATGGCATGACTTAGGTAAATACCATCCTAAGTTTCAACAGTATTTAGAGTGTTGCCATTTAGCTACTGAAAATGGACGGAGTAGCTCATGCAAAAAATTTCCCCATGCTATTTATGGAGCTTGCCTGGCCAGAGAGTATCTACAGCCATTGGCACCAATTATCTGGGGACATCATGCCGGATTACCTGATAAAGACAAGTTAACAAATGATTTAAGTAAGGAAAATCATGCTGTTCAAAATGAATATCGAGCAGTTCTGCAGCATGTGCCGGAAACTTTACTGCAAGTACGATCGATCCAAAAATCGAAGCAAGCAATGCAAGGCTTGGCCAAAGATAGTACCGAGATGCTAATCCGCATGCTTTTCTCTTGCCTGGTTGATGCTGATTACCTGGATACTGAAGAACATTTTGATCCTGATGCTCCAAAATTGAGAGGTGGTTACAAAACGGTAAATCTACTCTGGAAAATATTTCAAGCGGATCAACAGCAGCTTTTCGATCGAGTAAAAGGCATAGATAGTAAAGTCAATCAGATTCGCTCAGAAGTTTATCTTGCCTGTGTTGAGGCGGCAGCACAAATGCCTGGTGTTTTCCGGCTGGCAGTGCCGACCGGTGGTGGCAAAACTCGCAGTGGTCTGGCGTTTGCTCTCAAACATGCCATGATCCACAACTTAGATCGTGTGATTGTGGCAGTTCCCTACACCAGTATCATTGAACAAACAGTTAATGTATATAGAAATATTTTAGGTGAGGCAGATGTTTTAGAGCATCATAGTGCGGCAAAAGAACCTGATGATGAAGATGCCAGACAAAGCTATGCCAAGGCGCGTCTTGCCACCCAAAATTGGGATGCATCGTTAGTTGTGACTACAACAGTTCAACTTTTTGAAAGCCTTTTTGCCAATCGTCCCAGTCGCTGTCGCAAGTTGCATAACCTAGTGGGCAGTGTGATTGTGCTAGATGAAGTACAAACCCTACCGATGTTCCTATTAACGCCAATTTTAAGTGGATTAAAGGAACTAGTCGATCGCTATCGGGTCACAGTAGTGCTCTGTACCGCTACCCAACCGGCACTGGAAGGCGAAAGCCGTTATCTTGAAGGTTTCACCGCAGGATCGGTAAGAGATATTGTTTCATCTGCACTGGCTAAACAGCATTTTGCCGGACTGGCTCGGGTTAACTACGAAATCAAGGAACAAACCTGGTCATGGGAGCAACTAGTTGCAGATATTAAGGAACACAATCACGATCGCGCCTTGATTATTCTTAATACCCGTAAAGATGCGCTGGCGGTATTGGATACATTACAGAACGATGATGAGATTGATGCTGATTCACTTCTACATCTTTCAACTCTGCTCTGTGGTGAACATCGCCGCCAGGTATTAAACCAAGTCAGAAACAGACTCGATCGCCACCAACCTTGCCTATTGGTTTCAACCCAGGTGGTGGAAGCAGGGGTGGATTTAGATTTCCCGGCGGTTTATCGGGCGATCGGCCCTCTCGATCGGATTGTGCAGGCAGCGGGTCGGTGCAATCGGGAAGGCAAAATGCCAGAAAAGGGAAGAGTTGTAGTTTTTGAGCCGGAGCAGGGTAGTAAACCGAAGGGCGATTATGAAACTGCGGCCAAAAGAGCTGAAGGTATATTAAAAAGTCCTGAGCTTGATTTGCACAATCCAGATACTTTTGAAACTTACTTTAAAGTGCTTTATAAGGACGTTAAGCTAGACCAACTTGATATTCAAAAGAAGCGAACCAATTTCAATTACCCAGAAGTTGCTAAGAATTTCAAATTTATTAAGGATGATACAACACCTGTGGTGATTCAATTTGACGATCGGGTGCGCAAGCATTTAAAACAGATTCAGCGACGAGACCTGAATTCAGGTGACTATCGAAAACTCCAACCTTATTTAGTGAATCTCAGACAAAATGATTTCAAAGGAACGGAAGCATTGCGCGAGGAGATCGCCCCTGGTTTATGGGTTTGGGAACGCCTCAGTTATGACGAACTTAAGGGAATCAAAATTGGCGATCGATCGATCGATTTTGATCCAGCGGACTTAGTGCAATGA
- the cas5c gene encoding type I-C CRISPR-associated protein Cas5c, translated as METDSSLVVKVWGDFACFTRPEFGAERVSYEVMTPSAARGVLEAIFWKPEFSWQVQEIQVLKPIKRFSILRNEINSWQSDRSAKDPAYHYYADGDRAQRHTLCLREVAYMIKAKINLKPHASAHPAKYRDQFRRRVAKGQCHHQPYLGTREFSAFFSKPEEGDRPIKGSEGNKELGLMLMDLEFAIDSKGAITYLSHDPNGAKAVKGNASPRFFGARLENGVLRVPES; from the coding sequence GTGGAAACTGATTCATCCTTAGTCGTTAAGGTTTGGGGCGACTTTGCTTGCTTTACCAGACCAGAATTTGGCGCAGAGCGGGTTAGCTATGAGGTGATGACCCCAAGTGCGGCGCGCGGAGTGCTGGAAGCAATTTTTTGGAAGCCCGAATTTAGCTGGCAAGTCCAGGAAATCCAAGTGCTCAAGCCAATCAAGCGTTTTTCAATTCTGCGCAACGAAATAAATAGCTGGCAAAGCGATCGTTCTGCCAAAGACCCCGCCTATCACTATTATGCCGATGGCGATCGGGCTCAACGCCATACACTCTGCTTGCGCGAAGTGGCATATATGATCAAAGCCAAGATCAATTTAAAGCCCCATGCTAGCGCTCATCCGGCCAAATACCGCGATCAATTCCGCCGCCGCGTGGCCAAGGGGCAATGTCATCATCAGCCCTATTTGGGTACCCGTGAATTTAGTGCCTTTTTTAGCAAACCAGAAGAAGGCGATCGGCCAATTAAGGGTAGTGAAGGCAATAAAGAATTGGGCTTGATGCTGATGGATCTAGAATTTGCGATCGACAGCAAAGGGGCAATTACCTATCTTAGTCACGATCCGAATGGTGCAAAGGCGGTGAAGGGGAATGCTAGCCCGAGATTCTTTGGGGCCAGATTAGAAAATGGTGTTTTGAGGGTGCCTGAATCATGA